From a region of the Roseivirga sp. 4D4 genome:
- a CDS encoding 3'-5' exonuclease has protein sequence MKDIHNILFLDIETVPLYPTFDLLPDRFKTLWEKKSRFIKGADQQTAEELYARGGIYAEFGKIITIAVGYFVSSGDEIKNFRIKAFANHDEKILLNKFSALINEHFNSKKLRLCAHNGKEFDFPYIGRRMLINEISIPEPLNLSGRKPWEVPHIDTMELWKFGDYKHFTSLDLLAALFDVDSSKDDIDGSQVYEVYYHEKNLERIAEYCKRDVMVLAQVFMRLNQMPLLTKDEITIL, from the coding sequence ATGAAAGACATACACAACATCTTATTTCTGGATATTGAAACAGTACCCTTATATCCAACATTTGATCTCCTTCCCGATCGTTTCAAGACCTTATGGGAAAAGAAGTCCCGCTTTATAAAAGGAGCTGACCAACAAACGGCAGAAGAGCTTTATGCACGAGGCGGCATTTACGCAGAGTTCGGTAAGATCATTACTATTGCTGTTGGCTATTTTGTATCCAGTGGTGACGAGATAAAAAACTTCCGAATAAAGGCCTTTGCTAATCATGACGAAAAGATTTTACTCAATAAATTCTCTGCGCTCATTAATGAGCATTTTAATTCTAAAAAACTCAGGCTCTGTGCCCATAACGGTAAAGAATTTGACTTTCCTTATATAGGAAGAAGAATGTTGATTAATGAAATCTCTATTCCTGAACCGCTCAATTTGAGTGGACGCAAACCTTGGGAGGTGCCTCATATTGACACAATGGAGCTCTGGAAATTCGGAGACTACAAACACTTTACTTCATTGGATTTATTGGCCGCCCTCTTCGATGTTGACAGCAGTAAAGACGACATTGACGGCAGTCAGGTTTATGAGGTTTATTACCATGAAAAGAACCTTGAACGAATAGCCGAGTATTGCAAGCGAGATGTAATGGTACTTGCCCAAGTGTTTATGAGGTTGAATCAGATGCCCTTGCTAACAAAAGATGAAATCACCATTCTTTAA